A stretch of Myxococcus hansupus DNA encodes these proteins:
- a CDS encoding RidA family protein — protein MARKAIHSDQAPKAIGPYSQAVQVDAGKMTFLSGQIPLNPATMEMVQGDVVAQAEQVMENLKAVLAASGLDFTHVVRCTIYLTNLGDFARVNEVYGRHFTGAPPARATVQVSALPKGAQVEIDAIAVS, from the coding sequence ATGGCTCGCAAGGCAATCCACTCCGATCAGGCCCCCAAGGCCATTGGCCCGTACTCGCAGGCCGTGCAGGTGGACGCGGGGAAGATGACCTTCCTCTCCGGTCAGATTCCCCTCAACCCCGCCACCATGGAGATGGTGCAGGGTGACGTCGTCGCGCAGGCCGAGCAGGTGATGGAGAACCTGAAGGCCGTGCTCGCCGCGAGCGGGCTGGACTTCACCCACGTCGTGCGCTGCACCATCTACCTCACCAACCTGGGGGACTTCGCCCGGGTGAACGAGGTCTACGGCCGTCACTTCACCGGCGCGCCGCCGGCCCGGGCCACCGTGCAGGTGTCCGCGCTGCCCAAGGGCGCCCAGGTGGAGATTGACGCCATCGCCGTGTCCTGA
- a CDS encoding TraR/DksA family transcriptional regulator, whose translation MNQKDLKRYKKMLEDSKTSLLESAKKTLVEESSFDTDDLPDEIDLASSEYAQSMVFRLRDREKFLLQKIEKALVRIEDGTFGICERCEEDISPKRLEARPVTTLCIRCKEEQEKKEKSYG comes from the coding sequence GTGAACCAGAAAGATCTCAAGCGTTACAAGAAGATGCTCGAGGACAGCAAGACGAGCCTGCTCGAGAGCGCCAAGAAGACCCTGGTGGAGGAGTCCAGTTTCGACACGGACGACCTTCCCGACGAGATCGACCTGGCGTCTTCCGAGTACGCGCAGTCGATGGTCTTCCGCCTGCGGGACCGTGAGAAGTTCCTGCTGCAGAAAATCGAAAAGGCGCTGGTCCGCATCGAGGACGGCACGTTCGGTATCTGCGAGCGGTGCGAAGAGGACATCTCGCCCAAGCGCCTGGAGGCGCGCCCGGTGACGACGCTCTGCATCCGCTGCAAGGAAGAGCAGGAGAAGAAGGAGAAGTCCTACGGCTGA
- a CDS encoding FHA domain-containing protein → MDAMEYCPRCDTENPRDASVCRACGSPLRSGTMVMAVASIAARPQVSIRVVRADGGPESIVRMQRDTLTCGQQGDISLSDDPFIMPLQVRFFFSGIRLAVEDVGGANGVFVRLRQEREVPPGGELRLGRQRLVLEPIPAAATGPGGTQVWGSPDPGYRLRLVQLLEGGLRGGAYPLREGDNLLGREQGDLTFPTDGFVSGRHAVLQVKQDRLQVRDVGSSNGTFIRLSGPTFVDNGDHFLIGRQLLRVEIQAPAA, encoded by the coding sequence ATGGACGCGATGGAATACTGCCCCCGCTGTGACACCGAGAATCCCCGGGACGCCTCCGTCTGCCGTGCCTGCGGCTCGCCGCTGCGCTCCGGAACGATGGTGATGGCCGTCGCGAGTATCGCCGCGCGCCCGCAGGTTTCCATCCGCGTGGTCCGGGCGGACGGCGGCCCGGAATCCATCGTCCGAATGCAGCGAGACACCCTCACCTGCGGCCAGCAGGGGGACATCTCGCTGTCGGACGACCCCTTCATCATGCCCCTCCAGGTGCGCTTCTTCTTCTCCGGCATCCGGCTGGCGGTGGAGGACGTGGGCGGCGCCAACGGCGTCTTCGTCCGGCTGCGCCAGGAGCGCGAGGTGCCCCCTGGCGGCGAGCTGCGCCTGGGACGGCAGCGGCTCGTCCTGGAGCCGATTCCCGCCGCGGCCACCGGCCCGGGGGGGACGCAGGTCTGGGGCTCACCGGATCCCGGCTACCGGTTGCGGCTGGTGCAGTTGCTGGAAGGCGGCCTGCGCGGCGGCGCCTACCCCCTGCGCGAGGGCGACAACCTCCTCGGCCGTGAGCAGGGCGACCTCACCTTCCCCACGGACGGCTTCGTCTCCGGGCGTCACGCCGTGCTGCAGGTGAAGCAGGACCGGCTCCAGGTCCGCGACGTGGGCTCGTCCAACGGCACCTTCATCCGGCTGTCGGGCCCCACCTTCGTGGACAACGGGGACCACTTCCTCATTGGCCGGCAGTTGCTCCGCGTGGAAATCCAGGCGCCGGCGGCCTGA
- a CDS encoding DsbA family protein, which yields MKPNVIVALLVGLVLGFVGGRVTTGSSTKSEVAKAAPNSPAAAPTAPGGRRPVDPTVFKVPIENSPVHGSADALITVVEFSDYECPFCSRANATVEQLEKQYGNKLRVVMKQNPLSFHPRAKPAAIGAMAAGEQGKYWEFHAKLFQNQKKLDDASLEQYAKDIGLDVAKWKAELANPKFQDIITRDQALASQLGASGTPAFFINGRFLSGAQPLANFQALIDEELPKAEALVKSGTPASQVYAKIIEKGSERAAPKAQQQQQQPAAAVRKIEIPTDSPSFGPATAKVTIVEWSDFECPFCSRVGPSLAKIKEAYPNDVRVVFRHQPLPFHPNAKLAAEASHAAHEQGKFWEYHDKLFANQKALDRASLEKYAQELGLNISKFKGALDQGKFKAKVEADSSAGNAVGANGTPTFFINGREFVGAQPFESFKRVIDEEIGKADKLLAAGTKPADLYAKINAENVANAPKAAEGAAPGAPAEPPVQKVDVGNAPVKGEKNAPITIVAFSDFECPFCSRVVPTLKQLEDQYGAKIKVAFKNQPLPFHANAKPAAAAALAAHEQGKFWEYHDKLFANQRALDRASLEKYAQELGLNMDKFKAAMDQGKFNAQIEADMAQASSLGANGTPTFFINGRTLIGAQPVDAFKRVIDEELKKGAVADSK from the coding sequence ATGAAGCCCAATGTCATCGTGGCCCTGTTGGTCGGCCTGGTGCTCGGGTTCGTCGGAGGCCGCGTCACGACCGGCTCTTCCACGAAGTCCGAGGTCGCCAAGGCCGCGCCGAACTCTCCCGCCGCCGCCCCCACCGCGCCGGGAGGTCGGCGTCCGGTGGACCCCACCGTCTTCAAGGTGCCCATCGAGAACTCCCCTGTCCACGGCAGCGCCGACGCGCTCATCACCGTGGTCGAGTTCTCCGACTACGAGTGCCCCTTCTGCAGCCGCGCCAACGCCACCGTCGAGCAGCTCGAGAAGCAGTACGGCAACAAGCTCCGCGTGGTGATGAAGCAGAACCCGCTCTCCTTCCACCCGCGCGCCAAGCCCGCCGCCATTGGCGCGATGGCCGCCGGTGAGCAGGGCAAGTACTGGGAGTTCCACGCCAAGCTCTTCCAGAACCAGAAGAAGCTCGATGACGCCTCGCTGGAGCAGTACGCGAAGGACATCGGCCTGGACGTGGCCAAGTGGAAGGCCGAGCTGGCCAACCCCAAGTTCCAGGACATCATCACCCGCGATCAGGCCCTGGCCAGCCAGTTGGGCGCCAGCGGCACGCCGGCCTTCTTCATCAACGGCCGCTTCCTGTCGGGCGCGCAGCCTCTCGCCAACTTCCAGGCGCTGATCGACGAGGAGCTCCCCAAGGCGGAGGCCCTGGTGAAGAGCGGCACGCCGGCCTCGCAGGTGTACGCGAAGATCATCGAGAAGGGCTCCGAGCGCGCCGCCCCCAAGGCGCAGCAGCAGCAACAGCAGCCCGCCGCCGCGGTCCGCAAGATCGAGATCCCCACCGACTCCCCCTCGTTCGGCCCGGCCACCGCGAAGGTGACCATCGTCGAGTGGTCCGACTTCGAGTGCCCGTTCTGCAGCCGCGTGGGCCCCTCGCTGGCGAAGATCAAGGAGGCCTACCCGAACGACGTGCGCGTGGTGTTCCGTCACCAGCCGCTGCCCTTCCACCCGAACGCGAAGCTGGCCGCCGAGGCCTCGCACGCCGCGCACGAGCAGGGCAAGTTCTGGGAGTACCACGACAAGCTGTTCGCCAATCAGAAGGCCCTGGACCGCGCCTCCCTGGAGAAGTACGCGCAGGAGCTGGGTCTGAACATCTCCAAGTTCAAGGGCGCCCTGGACCAGGGCAAGTTCAAGGCGAAGGTGGAGGCGGACTCGTCCGCGGGCAACGCAGTGGGCGCCAACGGCACCCCGACGTTCTTCATCAACGGCCGTGAGTTCGTGGGCGCGCAGCCCTTCGAGTCCTTCAAGCGCGTCATCGACGAGGAGATTGGCAAGGCGGACAAGCTGCTCGCCGCCGGCACCAAGCCCGCGGACCTCTACGCGAAGATCAACGCGGAGAACGTCGCCAACGCCCCGAAGGCGGCCGAGGGTGCCGCGCCGGGTGCCCCGGCCGAGCCGCCCGTTCAGAAGGTGGACGTGGGCAACGCCCCGGTGAAGGGTGAGAAGAACGCGCCCATCACCATCGTCGCCTTCTCCGACTTCGAGTGCCCGTTCTGCAGCCGCGTGGTGCCCACGCTGAAGCAGCTCGAGGACCAGTACGGCGCGAAGATCAAGGTCGCCTTCAAGAACCAGCCGCTGCCCTTCCACGCCAACGCCAAGCCGGCCGCCGCCGCCGCGCTGGCCGCGCACGAGCAGGGCAAGTTCTGGGAGTACCACGACAAGCTGTTCGCCAATCAGCGCGCGCTGGACCGCGCCTCCCTGGAGAAGTACGCGCAGGAGCTGGGCCTGAACATGGACAAGTTCAAGGCCGCCATGGACCAGGGCAAGTTCAACGCGCAGATCGAGGCGGACATGGCCCAGGCTTCCAGCCTCGGCGCCAACGGCACCCCGACGTTCTTCATCAACGGCCGCACGCTCATCGGCGCGCAGCCGGTGGACGCCTTCAAGCGCGTCATCGACGAAGAGCTGAAGAAGGGCGCGGTGGCGGACTCCAAGTAG
- a CDS encoding FHA domain-containing protein: MSQLLLSSLAVVCPNCDGYNAPRSAACTLCGQALSEQSPAPRPAATRAPAAVARPGTPPGNKPVAVSSFPGGKVAEPVVPPAPSAVPPGLRPSARTPPPTAAGLMVERPPVARAPAAPPGIVSRTGGASGPATTRPPPPVPDSAMPGRTGATTLPPRPAPPAASRFGLAVIAGSARGQRYKLPVTGCVVGRQRGAILFSDDVFVSPLHATFLVKDGALYVRDESSASGVFVTVGGTEALTPRTLFSAGQRLFRYTGRIEPQPPVSGRPAIYGAPMPSGQAVYGVEEVLVGGRAGRAVMTAAPLLTIGLAHCDLSFPGEEGLAGRHCELSPTPTGALLRDLSGGLGTYVRLASGVERPLRPGDRVRLGQHVLQVEALG, encoded by the coding sequence ATGTCACAGCTCCTGCTGTCCTCCCTCGCCGTGGTCTGCCCGAACTGTGACGGGTACAACGCCCCTCGCTCGGCCGCATGCACGCTTTGCGGGCAGGCCCTGAGCGAACAGTCCCCCGCCCCCCGGCCTGCCGCCACCCGGGCGCCCGCCGCGGTGGCCCGTCCTGGGACGCCTCCGGGCAACAAGCCTGTAGCAGTCTCCAGCTTCCCGGGAGGAAAGGTGGCGGAGCCGGTGGTTCCGCCCGCCCCCAGCGCGGTGCCCCCGGGGCTGAGACCGTCGGCGCGCACCCCGCCGCCCACCGCCGCGGGGTTGATGGTGGAGCGTCCCCCGGTCGCCCGGGCTCCCGCGGCGCCTCCGGGCATCGTGTCCCGCACGGGGGGCGCCTCCGGCCCCGCCACGACGCGGCCGCCGCCCCCAGTTCCGGACAGCGCCATGCCCGGGAGGACCGGAGCGACCACGCTGCCGCCCCGTCCCGCGCCCCCGGCGGCGTCCCGCTTCGGGCTCGCCGTCATCGCGGGCTCCGCGCGCGGCCAGCGCTACAAGCTGCCCGTCACGGGCTGTGTCGTGGGCCGACAGCGCGGCGCCATCCTGTTCTCGGATGACGTCTTCGTGTCGCCCCTGCACGCCACCTTCCTGGTGAAGGACGGCGCCCTGTACGTGCGCGACGAGTCGAGCGCGTCGGGCGTGTTCGTCACGGTGGGTGGTACGGAGGCGCTGACGCCTCGGACCCTCTTCAGCGCGGGCCAGCGGTTGTTCCGGTACACGGGCCGCATCGAGCCCCAGCCGCCCGTGTCTGGCCGCCCCGCCATCTACGGCGCGCCGATGCCCTCGGGTCAGGCGGTATACGGCGTGGAGGAGGTCCTCGTGGGCGGCCGCGCGGGCCGCGCGGTGATGACCGCGGCGCCGCTGCTCACCATCGGGCTGGCCCACTGTGACTTGAGCTTCCCGGGTGAAGAGGGCCTCGCCGGCCGGCACTGCGAGCTGTCCCCGACGCCCACGGGCGCGCTGCTGCGCGACTTGTCCGGTGGACTTGGGACGTACGTGCGCCTCGCCAGCGGCGTGGAGCGCCCGCTCCGCCCCGGCGACCGGGTGCGGCTGGGCCAGCATGTGCTCCAGGTGGAAGCGCTGGGCTGA
- a CDS encoding RelA/SpoT family protein, with amino-acid sequence MIRLNDILQRVSQYHPDPDLDIIKKAYVYSAKVHQGQLRKSGEPYLVHPLEVAGILGELKLDEASIVTGLLHDTIEDTLATAEELTELFGSEVAHLVDGVTKLSKFSASASLSQEEKQAENFRKMIIAMAQDIRVILVKLADRTHNMRTLDHMSEEKQARIAQETLDIYAPLANRLGISWIKTELEDLSFRYVKPQEFFALSEKLNKRKKEREKYIEETCDVIRSKLAERGLKGEVSGRFKHVYSIYKKIKSQGIDFDQIHDIIAFRIIAPTAPSCYEALGLVHEMWKPVPGRFKDFIAIPKPNMYQSLHTTIIGPLSERVEVQIRTEEMHKIAEEGIAAHWKYKEGKAVISKDDEKFAWLRQLMEWQQDLKDPKEFLETVKVDLFTDEVFVFTPKGDVRSLPRGATPVDFAYAIHSDVGNRCVGAKVNGKIVPLRYKMKNGDTVEVLTSPQQHPSKDWLTFVKTSRAQQRIRGFIKQQQREKSLQLGRELADRELKRFQLNFNKLLKNGEMKKVAVDLGFRVEDDMLVAIGYGKVTPQQLSHRLVPAEKINAMEAGARADAATSPAQQGGAGGNSVLPGLSRVTDLAKRLVGRSNRSGVQIGGVDDVLVRFGRCCNPVPGDPIAGFITRGRGVTVHTVGCEKALATDPERRVDVNWDVKGDFKRPVTLRILSADRPGLLADITNTFSKKSVNISQANCRATGDDRAVNTFEVIISDLKQLTDLMRTIERLQGVYSVERI; translated from the coding sequence ATGATTCGCCTGAACGACATCCTCCAACGGGTTTCCCAGTACCACCCCGACCCCGACCTGGACATCATCAAGAAGGCCTACGTCTATTCGGCCAAGGTCCATCAGGGTCAGCTCCGGAAGTCAGGCGAGCCCTACCTCGTCCACCCGCTCGAGGTCGCCGGCATCCTGGGCGAGCTCAAGCTGGACGAGGCGTCCATCGTCACCGGGCTCCTTCACGACACCATCGAGGACACGCTGGCCACGGCGGAGGAGCTGACCGAGCTCTTCGGCTCCGAGGTGGCGCACCTGGTGGATGGTGTCACCAAGCTCTCCAAGTTCTCCGCGTCCGCCAGCCTCTCGCAAGAGGAGAAGCAGGCGGAGAACTTCCGGAAGATGATCATCGCGATGGCGCAGGACATCCGCGTCATCCTGGTGAAGCTGGCGGACCGCACGCACAACATGCGGACGCTGGACCACATGTCGGAAGAGAAGCAGGCCCGCATCGCGCAAGAGACGCTGGACATCTACGCGCCGCTGGCCAACCGACTGGGCATCTCGTGGATCAAGACGGAGCTGGAGGACCTCAGCTTCCGCTACGTGAAGCCGCAGGAGTTCTTCGCGCTGTCGGAGAAGCTGAACAAGCGCAAGAAGGAGCGGGAGAAGTACATCGAGGAGACGTGCGACGTCATCCGTTCGAAGCTCGCGGAGCGTGGGCTGAAGGGCGAGGTGAGCGGCCGCTTCAAGCACGTCTACAGCATCTACAAGAAGATCAAGTCACAGGGCATCGACTTCGATCAGATTCACGACATCATCGCGTTCCGCATCATCGCGCCCACCGCGCCCTCTTGTTACGAGGCGCTCGGTCTGGTGCACGAGATGTGGAAGCCGGTGCCGGGGCGCTTCAAGGACTTCATCGCGATCCCCAAGCCCAACATGTACCAGTCGCTGCACACGACGATCATCGGCCCGCTCAGCGAGCGCGTCGAGGTGCAGATCCGCACCGAGGAGATGCACAAGATCGCCGAGGAAGGCATCGCCGCCCACTGGAAGTACAAGGAGGGCAAGGCCGTCATCTCCAAGGATGACGAGAAGTTCGCCTGGCTGCGGCAACTGATGGAGTGGCAGCAGGACCTCAAGGACCCGAAGGAGTTCCTGGAGACGGTGAAGGTGGACCTCTTCACCGACGAGGTCTTCGTCTTCACGCCCAAGGGCGACGTGCGCTCGCTGCCGCGCGGCGCGACGCCGGTGGACTTCGCCTACGCCATCCACTCGGACGTGGGCAACCGGTGCGTGGGCGCAAAGGTGAACGGGAAGATCGTCCCGCTCCGCTACAAGATGAAGAACGGGGACACGGTGGAGGTGCTCACCAGCCCCCAGCAGCACCCGTCCAAGGACTGGCTCACCTTCGTCAAGACGAGCCGCGCGCAGCAGCGCATCCGCGGCTTCATCAAGCAGCAGCAGCGTGAGAAGAGCCTGCAGTTGGGGCGCGAGCTGGCGGACCGCGAGCTCAAGCGCTTCCAGCTCAACTTCAACAAGCTGCTCAAGAACGGCGAGATGAAGAAGGTCGCCGTGGACCTCGGCTTCCGAGTGGAAGACGACATGCTGGTGGCCATCGGCTACGGCAAGGTGACGCCGCAGCAGTTGTCGCACCGCCTCGTCCCCGCGGAGAAGATCAACGCGATGGAGGCGGGCGCCCGCGCGGATGCCGCCACGTCCCCCGCGCAGCAGGGAGGGGCCGGGGGCAACTCCGTGCTGCCCGGCCTGTCACGCGTCACCGACCTGGCCAAGCGCCTGGTGGGCCGCAGCAACCGCAGCGGCGTGCAGATTGGTGGCGTGGACGACGTGCTCGTTCGCTTCGGACGGTGTTGCAACCCCGTCCCCGGCGACCCCATCGCCGGCTTCATCACCCGGGGACGGGGCGTCACGGTGCACACGGTCGGCTGTGAAAAGGCGCTGGCCACGGATCCGGAGCGGCGCGTGGATGTGAACTGGGACGTGAAGGGCGACTTCAAGCGCCCCGTCACCCTGCGCATCCTCTCCGCGGACCGCCCGGGTCTGCTCGCGGACATCACCAACACCTTCTCCAAGAAGAGCGTCAACATCTCCCAGGCCAACTGCCGGGCCACGGGGGATGACCGGGCGGTGAACACTTTCGAGGTCATCATCTCCGACCTCAAGCAGCTCACCGACCTGATGCGAACCATCGAGCGGCTCCAGGGGGTCTACTCCGTCGAGCGCATCTAA
- a CDS encoding ABC transporter ATP-binding protein, with translation MSDLAIELFGVSKRFGPKVAVSGVSFSVPRGSVYGLIGPNGAGKTTTFSMMCGYLYPSEGTLKVMDVDPTTPGALKGRLGALPQDAVLPPGWEVGALLTYWARLSALANPEREAREALDKVGLMEAWKVQTQALSHGMAKRAAMAQALMGSPPLVLLDEPTAGLDPRIAAQVRQVIRDMKGRQTVVVSSHNLQELEELCDAAAILDKGTLAQAGTMSELTGQGAEFRVQIAKGQVIIPELTAMPHVTDARMESDTVLRVSFSGGVAPEEVISHVVRHLLQHDVLILGVSRGQRLEDRVLQML, from the coding sequence GTGAGCGACCTGGCCATTGAACTGTTCGGTGTCTCCAAGCGATTCGGTCCCAAGGTGGCCGTCAGCGGAGTGAGCTTCAGCGTGCCCAGAGGCTCCGTGTACGGCCTCATCGGGCCCAACGGCGCGGGCAAGACGACCACCTTCTCCATGATGTGCGGCTACCTCTATCCCTCCGAGGGCACGCTCAAGGTCATGGACGTGGACCCCACCACGCCGGGCGCCCTCAAGGGCCGGCTGGGCGCGCTCCCCCAGGACGCGGTGCTGCCGCCGGGCTGGGAGGTGGGCGCGCTGCTGACGTACTGGGCCCGGCTGTCCGCCCTCGCCAACCCCGAGCGCGAGGCCCGCGAAGCCCTGGACAAGGTGGGGCTCATGGAGGCCTGGAAGGTCCAGACACAGGCGCTCAGCCACGGCATGGCCAAGCGCGCCGCCATGGCCCAGGCGCTCATGGGCAGCCCGCCGCTGGTGCTGCTGGACGAGCCCACCGCCGGCCTGGATCCCCGCATCGCCGCCCAGGTCCGTCAGGTCATCCGCGACATGAAGGGCCGCCAGACGGTGGTGGTCTCCAGCCACAACCTCCAGGAGCTGGAGGAGCTCTGTGACGCGGCCGCCATCCTCGACAAGGGCACGCTCGCCCAGGCGGGGACCATGTCCGAGCTCACCGGCCAGGGCGCCGAGTTCCGCGTGCAGATCGCCAAGGGCCAGGTGATCATCCCCGAGCTCACCGCGATGCCCCACGTCACGGACGCGCGCATGGAGAGCGACACCGTGCTGCGCGTGAGCTTCAGCGGCGGCGTCGCGCCCGAGGAGGTCATCAGTCACGTCGTGCGGCACCTGCTCCAGCACGACGTCCTCATCCTCGGCGTCAGCCGGGGCCAGCGCCTGGAAGACCGCGTCCTCCAGATGCTCTGA
- a CDS encoding sulfurtransferase TusA family protein has product MNADVHIDARGALCPMPILELAKAMRALAPGTLVELVSTDRGLEADLPAWCQATGNPLVRMERREHCYVGWVRKAG; this is encoded by the coding sequence ATGAACGCCGACGTGCACATCGACGCTCGAGGAGCCTTGTGTCCCATGCCCATCCTGGAACTCGCCAAGGCGATGCGTGCATTGGCGCCCGGGACCTTGGTGGAGCTTGTCTCCACGGACCGCGGCCTGGAGGCGGACCTTCCGGCGTGGTGCCAGGCTACGGGGAATCCACTGGTCCGCATGGAGCGGCGCGAGCACTGCTACGTGGGTTGGGTGCGCAAGGCGGGCTGA
- a CDS encoding serine/threonine-protein kinase, producing the protein MHCPSCGADAQESSRFCPACGATLVRTPDTDEYVGKTIAYKYRVEALIGEGGMGKVFRARQLSLDKVVVLKVLRHTLLSDERTVARFQREAKAASRLNHPNSISVLDFGQAEDGALYIAMEYVAGQDLHQILSREWPLNEGRVVRIVSQVLSALSDAHGAGVIHRDLKPENIMVEPRRNEPDFVKVLDFGIAKITDSTDDGPALTRAGFVCGTPEYMSPEQARGSQLDHRSDLYAVGVILYQLMTGLLPFESDSAVGFATKHLTEEPPPPTRRRPDARISPAMERLILRALSKNPADRPASAEAFKAELQAVDKERRRNEAAPRRAAANSSAVLAPLPRKSAAGPQQGDVRDATVPGWGNEVTMEATVRALPGVLEPLPANADAMDATREQTDSLVHTQPGAGGNGGVAFFFKSLTILLVLAAAGFFAYYFFMGGGGGNKDLPYALPNNAPVPAGSNHTAVGASPDVPLYDRAIVSGARNVERALELTREGDKALQRADVGMAASKYREAFGRSGDPELALKLGEMYWHRPNPDKEEARGWWNRHLREQPSSKARALIEQRLGGTVAQPSSP; encoded by the coding sequence TTGCACTGCCCCTCCTGCGGCGCCGACGCCCAAGAATCCTCCCGTTTCTGTCCCGCCTGCGGCGCGACCCTCGTGCGCACGCCCGATACGGACGAGTACGTCGGCAAGACGATTGCCTACAAGTACCGGGTCGAGGCCCTCATTGGCGAGGGCGGCATGGGCAAGGTGTTCCGTGCCCGCCAGCTCTCCCTGGACAAGGTGGTGGTGCTGAAGGTCCTGCGGCACACGCTCCTGTCGGACGAGCGCACCGTGGCGCGCTTCCAGCGCGAGGCCAAGGCCGCCAGCCGCCTCAACCACCCCAACTCCATCAGCGTGCTCGACTTCGGCCAGGCCGAGGACGGCGCCCTCTACATCGCCATGGAGTACGTGGCGGGGCAGGACCTGCACCAGATTCTCAGCCGCGAGTGGCCCCTCAACGAGGGGCGCGTGGTGCGCATCGTCAGCCAGGTGCTGAGCGCGCTCTCGGACGCGCACGGTGCGGGCGTCATCCACCGTGACCTCAAGCCCGAAAACATCATGGTGGAGCCCCGGCGCAACGAGCCGGACTTCGTCAAGGTGCTCGACTTCGGCATCGCGAAGATCACCGACTCCACGGATGACGGCCCGGCGCTCACCCGCGCGGGCTTCGTGTGCGGCACCCCCGAGTACATGTCGCCGGAGCAGGCGCGCGGCTCGCAGTTGGACCATCGCTCGGACCTGTACGCGGTGGGCGTCATCCTCTACCAGTTGATGACGGGGCTGCTGCCCTTCGAGTCGGACTCGGCGGTGGGCTTCGCCACCAAGCACCTCACCGAGGAGCCGCCGCCGCCCACGCGCCGCCGTCCGGACGCGCGCATCTCTCCGGCCATGGAGCGGCTCATCCTCCGGGCGCTGTCGAAGAATCCAGCGGACCGCCCCGCCAGCGCCGAGGCCTTCAAGGCCGAGCTCCAGGCGGTGGACAAGGAGCGCCGCCGCAATGAGGCCGCGCCGCGCCGTGCCGCGGCGAACTCGTCCGCCGTGCTGGCGCCGCTGCCGCGCAAGTCCGCCGCGGGGCCGCAGCAGGGCGATGTCCGCGACGCCACGGTGCCGGGCTGGGGCAATGAAGTGACGATGGAGGCCACCGTGCGCGCCCTGCCGGGCGTGCTCGAGCCGCTGCCGGCGAACGCCGATGCGATGGACGCCACGCGCGAGCAGACGGACTCGCTGGTCCACACGCAGCCGGGGGCGGGGGGCAACGGGGGCGTCGCGTTCTTCTTCAAGTCGCTGACCATCCTGCTGGTTCTCGCGGCGGCCGGCTTCTTCGCCTACTACTTCTTCATGGGTGGGGGCGGCGGGAACAAGGACCTGCCGTACGCCCTGCCCAACAACGCTCCGGTGCCCGCGGGTTCGAACCACACCGCCGTGGGCGCGAGCCCGGATGTGCCGCTTTACGACAGGGCCATCGTGTCGGGGGCGCGCAACGTGGAGCGCGCGCTGGAGCTGACGCGGGAAGGGGACAAGGCGCTGCAGCGTGCGGACGTCGGGATGGCGGCGTCCAAGTATCGCGAGGCTTTTGGCCGCAGCGGAGACCCCGAGCTGGCCCTGAAGCTGGGCGAGATGTACTGGCATCGGCCGAATCCGGACAAGGAAGAGGCCCGCGGCTGGTGGAACCGCCACCTGCGTGAGCAGCCCTCGTCCAAGGCGCGCGCGCTCATCGAGCAGCGGCTGGGCGGTACGGTGGCGCAGCCGTCGTCGCCGTAG
- a CDS encoding DNA integrity scanning protein DisA nucleotide-binding domain protein has translation MTENTKFDREFLRSALSLAGKNEVDHFLYICDTPIPAEEFRGRPARKKLVYAVTMPKLAEEHLAKKVRALVIPAYDYSRTERVKVALVSALSQGAFKEGDLVLCMTGKVGRAPDTLMQMRIGGSLDDRLAIEGVKLGDEFNSQVVDALIQLALQIGQEGFEGHPIGTIITIGAHNTVLEKSRQMTINPFQGLSESERNVLDPKIREAIKNFSVLDGAFVIREDGVVLAAGRYLSAADEAVKIPLGLGARHAAAAGITSTTGCIALVVSQTSGAVRLFKGGNIVLELHQTARRT, from the coding sequence TTGACCGAGAACACGAAGTTCGACCGAGAATTTCTTCGCTCGGCCCTCTCGTTGGCGGGGAAGAACGAGGTCGACCACTTCCTTTATATCTGCGACACGCCCATTCCCGCCGAGGAGTTTCGCGGGAGGCCCGCGCGCAAGAAGCTCGTCTACGCCGTCACGATGCCCAAGCTGGCGGAGGAGCACCTCGCCAAGAAGGTCCGTGCGCTCGTCATTCCCGCCTACGACTACTCGCGCACCGAGCGGGTCAAGGTGGCGCTCGTGTCCGCGCTGTCCCAGGGCGCGTTCAAGGAAGGCGACCTCGTGCTGTGCATGACGGGCAAGGTGGGCCGCGCGCCGGACACGTTGATGCAGATGCGCATCGGCGGCTCGCTCGATGACCGGCTGGCCATCGAAGGCGTGAAGCTGGGCGACGAGTTCAATTCGCAGGTGGTGGACGCGCTCATCCAGCTCGCGCTGCAGATTGGCCAGGAGGGCTTCGAGGGCCACCCCATCGGCACCATCATCACCATTGGCGCCCACAACACCGTGCTCGAGAAGAGCCGGCAGATGACCATCAATCCGTTCCAGGGCCTCTCCGAGTCGGAACGGAACGTGCTCGACCCGAAGATTCGGGAGGCCATCAAGAACTTCTCCGTGCTGGACGGGGCCTTCGTCATCCGCGAGGACGGCGTCGTCCTGGCCGCGGGCCGCTACCTGTCCGCGGCGGACGAGGCGGTGAAGATTCCGCTCGGCCTGGGCGCGCGCCACGCGGCCGCCGCGGGCATCACCTCCACCACGGGCTGCATCGCCCTGGTGGTGAGCCAGACGTCGGGCGCGGTGCGGCTCTTCAAGGGCGGCAACATCGTCCTGGAGCTGCACCAGACGGCGCGCCGGACCTGA